The Glycine soja cultivar W05 chromosome 8, ASM419377v2, whole genome shotgun sequence genome has a window encoding:
- the LOC114421263 gene encoding trihelix transcription factor ASIL2-like — MDDASSSPPPPPPPPDPPSAVPLSLVPLPAPPSSTRRLPPPCWSPDETLALIDAYRDKWYSLGRGNLKATHWQEVADAVSSRCPNASPPKTPVQCRHKMEKLRKRYRTEIQRARSLPVSRFNSSWAHFKLMDSMEKGPSPVKPDINDSDHNNTDNDDDDDDAGQDLYHHQINHNGHTRSLNKLYRNGFPGSGGGAGGFRIRIPTGLSAPQQQHPGSASKVFGKVGNQRFSPNLNQNPNPNLGKKRERDPVGEVVAAIKVLGDGFVRMEQMKMEMAREIETMRMEMEMKRTEMILESQQRIVEAFAKAVSEKNRKKKPKTVPSASG, encoded by the coding sequence ATGGACGACGCCTCCTCCTCtccccctcctcctcctcccccTCCCGATCCCCCCTCCGCCGTCCCCCTCTCCCTCGTCCCCCTCCCCGCCCCACCCTCCTCCACTCGCCGCCTCCCCCCTCCCTGCTGGTCCCCCGATGAAACCCTCGCCCTCATCGACGCCTACCGCGACAAGTGGTACTCCCTCGGCCGCGGCAACCTCAAGGCCACCCACTGGCAGGAGGTCGCCGACGCTGTCTCTAGCCGCTGCCCCAACGCCTCCCCTCCCAAAACTCCTGTCCAGTGCCGCCACAAAATGGAGAAGCTGCGCAAGCGCTACCGCACCGAGATCCAACGCGCTCGCTCCCTCCCCGTTTCCCGATTCAACTCCTCCTGGGCCCACTTCAAGCTCATGGACTCCATGGAAAAAGGCCCCTCCCCTGTTAAACCCGATATCAACGATTCCGATCATAATAATACTGATAACGATGACGATGACGATGATGCTGGTCAAGATCTCTACCACCACCAGATCAACCACAACGGCCACACCAGAAGCTTGAACAAGCTCTATAGGAACGGCTTTCCAGGTTCCGGTGGTGGTGCCGGTGGGTTTAGGATTCGAATTCCCACTGGGTTGAGCGCGCCGCAGCAGCAGCATCCTGGATCTGCTTCCAAGGTGTTTGGGAAGGTTGGGAATCAGAGATTCAGCCCCAATTTGAAtcaaaaccctaaccctaatctTGGGAAGAAGAGGGAGAGAGACCCCGTGGGTGAAGTGGTGGCTGCGATTAAGGTATTGGGAGATGGGTTTGTGAGAATGGAACAGATGAAGATGGAGATGGCCAGGGAGATCGAGACCATGCGGATGGAGATGGAAATGAAGCGCACTGAGATGATTCTAGAATCGCAACAGCGGATTGTCGAGGCATTTGCCAAGGCCGTTTCGGAAAAGAACAGGAAGAAGAAGCCCAAGACTGTGCCATCAGCCTCTGGTTGA
- the LOC114421264 gene encoding actin-interacting protein 1-2-like, translated as MSHELLETYACMPTTERGRGILISGDAKSNSVVYTNGRSVVMMNLQNPLHVSVYGDHAYPATVARFSPNGEWVASADASGTVRIWGTRNDFVLKKEFRVLSARIDDLQWSPDGLRIVACGEGKGKSFVRAFMWDSGTNVGEFDGHSRRVLSCAYKPTRPFRVVTCGEDFLVNFYEGPPFRFKLSHRDHSNFVNCVRYSPDGSKFISVSSDKKGIIFDGKSAEKIGELSSEGGHTGSIYAVSWSPDGKQVLTVSADKSAKVWDITEGNNGKVKKTLTCAGSGGVEDMLVGCLWLNDYLVTVSLGGTISIFLATDLDKAPTTFSGHMKNVSSLTILRSNPRVLLSSSYDGLIVKWIQGIGYSGKLHRKENSQIKCLAAVEEEIVTSGFDNKIRRVSLHRDQCGDTEAIDIGSQPKDLSVALLSPELALVSIDSGVVMLRGTKIVSTINLGFIVTASAVSPDGSEAIIGGQDGKLHIYSVSGDTLVEEVVLEKHRGAISVIRYSPDISMFASGDVNREAVVWDRASREVKLKNMLYHTARINCLAWSPDSHRIATGSLDTCVIIYEVDQPASSRITIKGAHLGGVYGLAFTDEYSLVSSGEDAFIRVWRITPP; from the exons ATGAGCCACGAGCTGTTGGAGACCTACGCCTGCATGCCCACGACGGAGCGCGGCCGCGGGATTCTGATCTCCGGCGATGCCAAGTCCAACTCAGTCGTCTACACCAACGGCAGATCGGTGGTCATGATGAACCTCCAAAACCCCCTCCACGTGTCCGTTTACGGGGACCACGCCTATCCCGCCACCGTGGCCCGCTTTTCCCCCAACGGCGAGTGGGTGGCCTCCGCCGACGCCTCCGGCACCGTCAGGATCTGGGGCACGCGAAACGACTTCGTTTTGAAGAAGGAGTTCAGAGTCCTCTCCGCTCGCATCGACGACCTTCAGTGGTCTCCCGATGGTCTCAGAATCGTTGCCTGCGGCGAAGGCAAAGGGAAGTCCTTCGTCCGCGCTTTTAT GTGGGATTCGGGGACTAATGTTGGTGAATTCGATGGTCACTCTCGCCGGGTTTTGAGTTGCGCCTATAAACCCACGAGGCCTTTTCGCGTTGTCACTTGTGGAGAGGATTTTCTGGTTAACTTTTATGAGGGACCTCCCTTTAGATTTAAGCTATCTCACAG GGATCATTCAAATTTTGTGAATTGTGTAAGATATTCTCCAGATGGCAGTAAATTTATAAGTGTAAGTTCTGACAAGAAGGGTATCATATTCGATGGAAAGAGTGCAGAAAAGATTGGTGAGTTGTCTTCTGAAGGTGGGCATACTGGTAGTATTTATGCTGTTAGCTGGAGTCCTGATGGAAAGCAG GTGCTGACAGTATCTGCCGACAAGTCTGCAAAAGTATGGGACATTACTGAGGGCAATAACGGAAAGGTGAAGAAAACATTGACTTGTGCTGGCTCTGGTGGAGTTGAAGACATGCTAGTGGGGTGCCTATGGTTGAATGATTATCTTGTCACTGTTTCTCTTGGTGGGACAATATCTATATTTTTAGCAACTGATCTTGATAAAGCCCCGACAACATTTTCTGGACATATGAAAAATGTTTCCTCCTTAACTATTCTTAGAAGTAACCCTAGGGTGCTATTGTCTAGCAGTTATGATGGCTTAATAGTTAAGTGGATTCAAGGGATTGGATATAGTGGAAAACTACACAGGAAGGAAAATTCTCAAATCAAATGCTTAGCAGCTGTAGAAGAAGAGATTGTTACATCTGGATTTGATAATAAG ATAAGGCGAGTTTCTTTACATAGGGATCAGTGTGGAGATACTGAAGCCATTGATATAGGAAGTCAACCAAAGGACTTGAGTGTTGCACTTCTTTCTCCTGAACTTGCTCTAGTTTCAATTGATTCAGGAGTTGTCATGTTGCGTGGTACCAAAATTGTGTCAACCATAAATCTTGGGTTTATTGTGACAGCATCTGCTGTCTCACCTGATGGAAGTGAAGCCATTATCGGTGGACAGGATGGTAAATTGCACATATATTCTGTTTCTGGTGATACTCTTGTAGAAGAGGTAGTCCTTGAGAAACATAGGGGTGCTATTAGTGTCATACGTTATTCCCCAGACATTTCAATGTTTGCATCAGGGGATGTCAATCGAGAAGCTGTAGTGTGGGACCGTGCCTCCCGAGAG GTGAAGCTGAAGAACATGTTGTACCATACTGCTAGGATAAACTGCCTAGCGTGGTCCCCTGATAGCCATAGGATTGCTACAGGATCACTCGACACATGTGTCATCATATATGAAGTTGATCAGCCTGCATCTAGTAGAATTACCATAAAGGGTGCTCATTTAGGTGGGGTTTATGGGTTAGCATTTACTGATGAATATAGTTTGGTTAGCTCAGGTGAGGATGCTTTTATCCGTGTTTGGAGGATAACCCCTCCTTGA